A region from the Panicum hallii strain FIL2 chromosome 1, PHallii_v3.1, whole genome shotgun sequence genome encodes:
- the LOC112888921 gene encoding uncharacterized protein LOC112888921 isoform X1: protein MYHAMRLRCLLMHPPLWSNSSSLGISASGISGGCFVRRFSAVGAPRPHGPSRRLCRFYSSKGGVGSAEAHGASAASSAAGSSGRCIEQEHARLGERDQQEWLSGERFLTGCKRRDSPFLTRRERFRSEFLRRVVPWEKGTLSWQNFPYYVNENARQLLSECVASHLRHKGVTSEYGSRLESSGGRILLQSSPGTELYRERFVRALAHELRVPLLVLDSSVLAPYDYGEDYSESEAEDEHAESEDEGSESEMEDEGDEDWTSNNEKSGESDDEDALKSVEDLKKSVDDLKKLVPCTIEEFAKRIVGSEESTASDASETPESSEEEKRPFQRGDRIKYVGDPAVSEADQRIILGKIPTQDGSRNAYTFVSGRVLSNGQRGEVYEINGDQVAVIFDPPTPTEESHDHDEDITSKEENAKPTIYWVDAQDIAHDHDTESDDWHIALEALCEVLPSLEPIIVYFPDSSQWLSSAVSKSERREFVQRVEEMFDRLTGPVVLICGQNIMAAPPKDKEHPALMFHNLSRLSSLPSPLKRLVGGLKGQKYSRSSDISKLFTNSLTVPLPEEDEQLRVFNNQIEEDRKIIISRHNLVKLHKVLEEHDLSCVELLHVKSDGVVLTKQKAEKVVGWARSHYLSSTTLPSIKGDRLIIPRESLDIAIERLKEQGITTKKSSQNLKVLAKDEYERNFISAVVPPNEIGVKFDDIGALEDVKRTLDELVTLPMRRPELFSRGNLLRPCKGVLLFGPPGTGKTLLAKALATEAGANFISITGSTLTSKWFGDAEKLTKALFSFASRLAPVIIFVDEVDSLLGARGGGFEHEATRRMRNEFMAAWDGLRSNESQRILILGATNRPFDLDDAVIRRLPRRIYVDLPDAQNRMKILKILLAKEKLESDFKFDELANATEGYSGSDLKNLCVAAAYRPVHELLEEEKKGGASNESSYLRPLKLDDFIQAKAKVSPSVSYDATSMNELRKWNEQYGEGGSRTKSPFGFGN, encoded by the exons ATGTACCACGCGATGCGGCTGCGCTGCCTCCTCATGCACCCGCCGCTGTGGAGCAATTCCAGCTCCCTCGGCATCTCTGCCAGCGGCATCAGCGGAGGTTGCTTCGTCAGGAGGTTCAGCGCGGTCGGCGCGCCGCGGCCGCACGGCCCGTCCCGGCGGCTGTGCCGGTTCTACAGCTCCAAGGGCGGCGTCGGAAGCGCGGAGGCGCATGGCGCCTCGGCGGCCTcgtcggcggcggggagcagcgGCAGGTGCATCGAGCAGGAGCACGCGCGGCTCGGGGAGAGGGACCAGCAGGAGTGGCTGAGCGGCGAGAGGTTCCTCACCGGCTGCAAGCGGCGGGATTCGCCGTTCCTCACCAGGCGTGAGAGGTTCCGCAGCGAGTTCCTGCGCCGCGTCGTGCCGTGGGAGAAAGGGACACTCTCGTGGCAGAATTTTCCGTACTACGTCAA TGAGAATGCCAGGCAGCTGCTGAGTGAGTGCGTGGCGTCCCACCTGCGGCACAAGGGTGTCACGTCAGAGTATGGCTCACGGCTGGAATCCTCAGGAGGGAGGATATTGCTCCAGAGCTCGCCAG GAACTGAGCTTTACAGGGAGAGATTTGTTAGAGCTCTTGCACATGAGTTGCGAGTGCCGCTACTGGTTCTGGACAGCAGCGTTCTTGCACCATAT GATTATGGGGAAGATTACTCAGAAAGCGAGGCGGAGGATGAGCATGCTGAGTCCGAGGATGAAGGCTCAGAATCTGAAATGGAAGATGAAGGTGACGAAGATTGGACAAGCAACAATGAAAAGTCTGGTGAAAGTGACGATGAGGATGCTCTCAAATCTGTGGAAGACCTGAAGAAGTCTGTGGATGACCTCAAAAAGTTGGTCCCTTGTACTATCGAGGAATTCGCCAAG AGAATTGTTGGTTCTGAAGAAAGCACAGCATCAGACGCTTCTGAAACTCCTGAGTCAtcagaagaagagaaaaggccTTTCCAAAGGG GAGATAGGATCAAGTATGTTGGGGATCCTGCAGTTTCTGAAGCAGATCAGAG GATCATTTTGGGGAAAATACCTACTCAAGATGGCTCAAGAAATGCCTATACTTTTGTTAGTGGCAG GGTTTTGTCAAATGGACAGCGTGGAGAGGTATATGAGATCAATGGGGATCAGGTTGCTGTCATATTTGATCCTCCTACACCTACAGAGGAATCACACGATCACGATGAAGACATAACTAGCAAGGAGGAAAATGCAAAACCAACTATTTACTGGGTTGATG CTCAGGATATTGCGCATGATCATGATACTGAATCAGACGATTGGCATATCGCACTAGAAGCACTTTGTGAG GTTCTGCCATCTCTAGAGCCAATAATTGTCTACTTTCCAGACAGTTCCCAATGGCTATCTAGTGCGGTTTCAAAATCAGAACGCAGAGAGTTTGTGCAAAGAGTTGAGGAAATGTTTGACCGACTTACTGGACCAGTTGTATTGATATGTGGGCAGAACATAATGGCAGCACCACCCAAGGATAAGGAACAT CCGGCACTGATGTTCCACAATCTCTCTCGTCTATCGTCACTG CCATCACCCCTGAAGCGGCTGGTAGGGGGCCTCAAGGGACAAAAATATTCAAGGTCCAGTGACATATCAAAGCTCTTCACCAATAGTCTCACTGTTCCTCTTCCAGAG GAAGATGAACAACTACGAGTTTTTAATAACCAGATCGAAGAGGATAGGAAAATTATCATTTCAAGGCATAACCTTGTTAAATTACACAAG GTGCTTGAAGAGCATGATCTTTCTTGCGTGGAGCTTTTGCATGTGAAGTCTGATGGTGTTGTTTTAACAAAACAAA AAGCGGAGAAGGTCGTTGGATGGGCTAGAAGTCACTATCTATCATCAACAACACTTCCTTCTATCAAGGGTGACAGGTTAATCATTCCCCGCGAGAG TCTGGATATAGCAATCGAGAGACTAAAGGAACAGGGTATTACAACTAAGAAATCCTCTCAAAATCTGAAG GTTTTGGCTAAAGATGAATATGAACGCAATTTCATTTCCGCCGTTGTACCTCCGAATGAAATTGGAGTGAAATTTGATGATATTGGTGCACTTGAGGATGTCAAGAGGACATTGGATGAGCTTGTCACTCTTCCTATGAGGAGACCTGAGCTTTTTTCGCGCGGAAATTTGTTAAGG CCCTGTAAAGGTGTCTTGCTCTTTGGGCCTCCTGGAACAGGAAAAACACTCTTGGCAAAAGCACTTGCAACAGAAGCTGGAGCAAATTTTATCAGCATAACTGGTTCAACACTAACATCAAAG TGGTTTGGAGACGCTGAGAAGCTTACGAAGGCCCTTTTTTCCTTTGCGAGTCGACTAGCCCCCGTTATCATATTTGTGGATGAG GTTGACAGCTTACTTGGTGCAAGAGGAGGTGGATTTGAGCATGAGGCAACAAGAAGGATGCGAAATGAATTTATGGCAGCTTGGGATGGTCTCAGGTCCAATGAAAGCCAACGGATCCTTATTCTTGGTGCAACAAATCGTCCATTTGATCTGGACGATGCTGTGATACGGCGTTTACCTAGACG GATATATGTTGATCTTCCAGATGCACAGAACCGAATGAAGATTCTCAAGATTTTACTTGCTAAGGAAAAGTTAGAATCTGATTTTAAGTTTGATGAGCTTGCAAATGCCACAGAAGGTTATTCAGGGAGCGACCTAAAG AACTTATGTGTAGCTGCCGCATATCGGCCAGTTCATGAACTtctagaagaagaaaagaag GGAGGTGCGAGTAACGAAAGCAGTTATTTGCGGCCGCTTAAATTGGATGATTTTATACAAGCGAAAGCTAAG GTTAGCCCGTCAGTTTCTTATGACGCAACAAGTATGAATGAATTGAGGAAATGGAATGAACAGTACGGGGAAGGCGGCAGCAGGACAAAATCGCCCTTTGGGTTTGGCAACTGA
- the LOC112888921 gene encoding uncharacterized protein LOC112888921 isoform X2 — translation MYHAMRLRCLLMHPPLWSNSSSLGISASGISGGCFVRRFSAVGAPRPHGPSRRLCRFYSSKGGVGSAEAHGASAASSAAGSSGRCIEQEHARLGERDQQEWLSGERFLTGCKRRDSPFLTRRERFRSEFLRRVVPWEKGTLSWQNFPYYVNENARQLLSECVASHLRHKGVTSEYGSRLESSGGRILLQSSPGTELYRERFVRALAHELRVPLLVLDSSVLAPYDYGEDYSESEAEDEHAESEDEGSESEMEDEGDEDWTSNNEKSGESDDEDALKSVEDLKKSVDDLKKLVPCTIEEFAKRIVGSEESTASDASETPESSEEEKRPFQRGDRIKYVGDPAVSEADQRIILGKIPTQDGSRNAYTFVSGRVLSNGQRGEVYEINGDQVAVIFDPPTPTEESHDHDEDITSKEENAKPTIYWVDAQDIAHDHDTESDDWHIALEALCEVLPSLEPIIVYFPDSSQWLSSAVSKSERREFVQRVEEMFDRLTGPVVLICGQNIMAAPPKDKEHPSPLKRLVGGLKGQKYSRSSDISKLFTNSLTVPLPEEDEQLRVFNNQIEEDRKIIISRHNLVKLHKVLEEHDLSCVELLHVKSDGVVLTKQKAEKVVGWARSHYLSSTTLPSIKGDRLIIPRESLDIAIERLKEQGITTKKSSQNLKVLAKDEYERNFISAVVPPNEIGVKFDDIGALEDVKRTLDELVTLPMRRPELFSRGNLLRPCKGVLLFGPPGTGKTLLAKALATEAGANFISITGSTLTSKWFGDAEKLTKALFSFASRLAPVIIFVDEVDSLLGARGGGFEHEATRRMRNEFMAAWDGLRSNESQRILILGATNRPFDLDDAVIRRLPRRIYVDLPDAQNRMKILKILLAKEKLESDFKFDELANATEGYSGSDLKNLCVAAAYRPVHELLEEEKKGGASNESSYLRPLKLDDFIQAKAKVSPSVSYDATSMNELRKWNEQYGEGGSRTKSPFGFGN, via the exons ATGTACCACGCGATGCGGCTGCGCTGCCTCCTCATGCACCCGCCGCTGTGGAGCAATTCCAGCTCCCTCGGCATCTCTGCCAGCGGCATCAGCGGAGGTTGCTTCGTCAGGAGGTTCAGCGCGGTCGGCGCGCCGCGGCCGCACGGCCCGTCCCGGCGGCTGTGCCGGTTCTACAGCTCCAAGGGCGGCGTCGGAAGCGCGGAGGCGCATGGCGCCTCGGCGGCCTcgtcggcggcggggagcagcgGCAGGTGCATCGAGCAGGAGCACGCGCGGCTCGGGGAGAGGGACCAGCAGGAGTGGCTGAGCGGCGAGAGGTTCCTCACCGGCTGCAAGCGGCGGGATTCGCCGTTCCTCACCAGGCGTGAGAGGTTCCGCAGCGAGTTCCTGCGCCGCGTCGTGCCGTGGGAGAAAGGGACACTCTCGTGGCAGAATTTTCCGTACTACGTCAA TGAGAATGCCAGGCAGCTGCTGAGTGAGTGCGTGGCGTCCCACCTGCGGCACAAGGGTGTCACGTCAGAGTATGGCTCACGGCTGGAATCCTCAGGAGGGAGGATATTGCTCCAGAGCTCGCCAG GAACTGAGCTTTACAGGGAGAGATTTGTTAGAGCTCTTGCACATGAGTTGCGAGTGCCGCTACTGGTTCTGGACAGCAGCGTTCTTGCACCATAT GATTATGGGGAAGATTACTCAGAAAGCGAGGCGGAGGATGAGCATGCTGAGTCCGAGGATGAAGGCTCAGAATCTGAAATGGAAGATGAAGGTGACGAAGATTGGACAAGCAACAATGAAAAGTCTGGTGAAAGTGACGATGAGGATGCTCTCAAATCTGTGGAAGACCTGAAGAAGTCTGTGGATGACCTCAAAAAGTTGGTCCCTTGTACTATCGAGGAATTCGCCAAG AGAATTGTTGGTTCTGAAGAAAGCACAGCATCAGACGCTTCTGAAACTCCTGAGTCAtcagaagaagagaaaaggccTTTCCAAAGGG GAGATAGGATCAAGTATGTTGGGGATCCTGCAGTTTCTGAAGCAGATCAGAG GATCATTTTGGGGAAAATACCTACTCAAGATGGCTCAAGAAATGCCTATACTTTTGTTAGTGGCAG GGTTTTGTCAAATGGACAGCGTGGAGAGGTATATGAGATCAATGGGGATCAGGTTGCTGTCATATTTGATCCTCCTACACCTACAGAGGAATCACACGATCACGATGAAGACATAACTAGCAAGGAGGAAAATGCAAAACCAACTATTTACTGGGTTGATG CTCAGGATATTGCGCATGATCATGATACTGAATCAGACGATTGGCATATCGCACTAGAAGCACTTTGTGAG GTTCTGCCATCTCTAGAGCCAATAATTGTCTACTTTCCAGACAGTTCCCAATGGCTATCTAGTGCGGTTTCAAAATCAGAACGCAGAGAGTTTGTGCAAAGAGTTGAGGAAATGTTTGACCGACTTACTGGACCAGTTGTATTGATATGTGGGCAGAACATAATGGCAGCACCACCCAAGGATAAGGAACAT CCATCACCCCTGAAGCGGCTGGTAGGGGGCCTCAAGGGACAAAAATATTCAAGGTCCAGTGACATATCAAAGCTCTTCACCAATAGTCTCACTGTTCCTCTTCCAGAG GAAGATGAACAACTACGAGTTTTTAATAACCAGATCGAAGAGGATAGGAAAATTATCATTTCAAGGCATAACCTTGTTAAATTACACAAG GTGCTTGAAGAGCATGATCTTTCTTGCGTGGAGCTTTTGCATGTGAAGTCTGATGGTGTTGTTTTAACAAAACAAA AAGCGGAGAAGGTCGTTGGATGGGCTAGAAGTCACTATCTATCATCAACAACACTTCCTTCTATCAAGGGTGACAGGTTAATCATTCCCCGCGAGAG TCTGGATATAGCAATCGAGAGACTAAAGGAACAGGGTATTACAACTAAGAAATCCTCTCAAAATCTGAAG GTTTTGGCTAAAGATGAATATGAACGCAATTTCATTTCCGCCGTTGTACCTCCGAATGAAATTGGAGTGAAATTTGATGATATTGGTGCACTTGAGGATGTCAAGAGGACATTGGATGAGCTTGTCACTCTTCCTATGAGGAGACCTGAGCTTTTTTCGCGCGGAAATTTGTTAAGG CCCTGTAAAGGTGTCTTGCTCTTTGGGCCTCCTGGAACAGGAAAAACACTCTTGGCAAAAGCACTTGCAACAGAAGCTGGAGCAAATTTTATCAGCATAACTGGTTCAACACTAACATCAAAG TGGTTTGGAGACGCTGAGAAGCTTACGAAGGCCCTTTTTTCCTTTGCGAGTCGACTAGCCCCCGTTATCATATTTGTGGATGAG GTTGACAGCTTACTTGGTGCAAGAGGAGGTGGATTTGAGCATGAGGCAACAAGAAGGATGCGAAATGAATTTATGGCAGCTTGGGATGGTCTCAGGTCCAATGAAAGCCAACGGATCCTTATTCTTGGTGCAACAAATCGTCCATTTGATCTGGACGATGCTGTGATACGGCGTTTACCTAGACG GATATATGTTGATCTTCCAGATGCACAGAACCGAATGAAGATTCTCAAGATTTTACTTGCTAAGGAAAAGTTAGAATCTGATTTTAAGTTTGATGAGCTTGCAAATGCCACAGAAGGTTATTCAGGGAGCGACCTAAAG AACTTATGTGTAGCTGCCGCATATCGGCCAGTTCATGAACTtctagaagaagaaaagaag GGAGGTGCGAGTAACGAAAGCAGTTATTTGCGGCCGCTTAAATTGGATGATTTTATACAAGCGAAAGCTAAG GTTAGCCCGTCAGTTTCTTATGACGCAACAAGTATGAATGAATTGAGGAAATGGAATGAACAGTACGGGGAAGGCGGCAGCAGGACAAAATCGCCCTTTGGGTTTGGCAACTGA